A genomic window from Paucibacter sp. KCTC 42545 includes:
- the hslV gene encoding ATP-dependent protease subunit HslV, translating into MDSQQHPVFHGTTIVSVRRQTPTGMQVAIGGDGQVTLGTIVVKASARKVRKLHRDQVLAGFAGATADAFTLFERFEAKLEKHQGHLVRAAVELTRDWRTDRVLRRLEAMLAVADRTASLIITGNGDVLEPELGIVAIGSGGAYAQAAAQALLKHSTLSAAEIVKQSLEIAGNICIYTNQNHTIEVLE; encoded by the coding sequence ATGGACTCTCAACAACACCCCGTTTTTCACGGCACCACGATTGTCAGTGTGCGCCGCCAAACGCCCACCGGCATGCAGGTCGCCATTGGTGGCGATGGCCAAGTCACGCTGGGCACCATCGTCGTCAAAGCCAGTGCACGCAAGGTGCGCAAGCTGCACCGCGATCAGGTGCTGGCCGGCTTTGCCGGCGCCACGGCCGATGCCTTCACCTTGTTTGAACGCTTCGAAGCCAAGCTTGAGAAGCACCAGGGTCACTTGGTGCGCGCCGCCGTTGAACTGACGCGGGACTGGCGCACCGACCGCGTGCTGCGCCGCCTGGAGGCCATGCTGGCCGTGGCCGACCGCACGGCCTCGCTCATCATCACCGGCAACGGCGATGTGCTGGAGCCCGAGCTCGGGATTGTGGCGATTGGCTCCGGCGGCGCCTACGCACAAGCGGCCGCGCAAGCCTTGCTCAAGCACAGCACGCTCAGCGCGGCAGAGATCGTCAAGCAGTCGCTGGAGATCGCCGGCAATATCTGCATCTACACCAATCAAAATCACACCATCGAGGTGCTGGAATGA
- the dksA gene encoding RNA polymerase-binding protein DksA: MSKTQAPKPTTSAPAEPGARPAVKTAKAKTAAKIDAASADDIALMDPTPAPTASSRFADRFAPPKPPTRQMSSPVIESPRTAAKADPKLVNAWKTKSGAELTDAEVLAMPEAEYMGPKQIEFFRTKLTALKDGVLSNAGETTEHLREDTSIVPDPADRATIEEEHALELRTRDRERKLLKKIIQSLARLDNGEYGYCDETGEPIGLGRLIARPTASLSLEAQQRREMKQKMFGD; encoded by the coding sequence GTGAGCAAGACCCAGGCACCAAAACCGACCACCTCGGCCCCCGCCGAGCCCGGAGCACGCCCCGCCGTCAAGACAGCCAAGGCCAAAACTGCGGCCAAGATAGACGCGGCCAGTGCCGATGACATTGCTCTGATGGACCCCACGCCGGCGCCAACGGCCAGCAGCCGCTTCGCCGATCGATTTGCACCACCCAAGCCGCCAACGCGACAAATGAGTTCACCCGTGATTGAAAGTCCCCGCACCGCGGCCAAGGCCGACCCCAAACTCGTCAACGCATGGAAAACCAAGTCCGGCGCTGAGCTAACCGACGCCGAAGTGCTGGCCATGCCTGAGGCCGAGTACATGGGCCCCAAGCAGATCGAGTTCTTCCGCACCAAGCTGACCGCCTTGAAAGATGGCGTGCTGTCGAATGCCGGCGAGACCACCGAGCATCTGCGTGAAGACACCTCCATCGTGCCCGACCCGGCCGACCGCGCCACCATCGAGGAAGAGCACGCCCTGGAGCTGCGCACCCGCGACCGCGAGCGCAAGCTGCTGAAGAAGATCATTCAGTCGCTGGCTCGCCTGGACAACGGCGAATACGGCTATTGCGACGAAACCGGTGAGCCCATCGGCCTGGGCCGTTTGATCGCCCGCCCGACTGCCTCGCTGTCGCTGGAAGCCCAGCAACGCCGCGAGATGAAGCAAAAGATGTTCGGGGATTAA